From Haloarcula hispanica ATCC 33960, the proteins below share one genomic window:
- a CDS encoding phosphopantetheine adenylyltransferase: MNVALGGTFDPIHDGHRALFERAFELGDVTVGLTSDDLAPKTRHDQRHVRPFSERKSALADELATLAADQGREWAVRELTEPTGIATEPQFDTLVVSPETETGGRRINEIREERGHDPLEIEVVPHVRAEDGDIISSTRIVEGEIDEHGNLTPNRTGRQNIS, translated from the coding sequence ATGAATGTCGCGCTGGGGGGAACGTTCGACCCGATTCACGACGGACACCGCGCGCTGTTCGAACGCGCATTCGAACTCGGGGACGTGACAGTTGGCCTCACCAGCGACGACCTCGCGCCGAAGACGCGCCACGACCAGCGCCACGTTCGGCCGTTCAGCGAACGGAAATCTGCACTCGCCGACGAACTCGCGACGCTCGCCGCCGACCAGGGCCGCGAATGGGCGGTCCGGGAACTCACCGAGCCGACCGGTATCGCCACGGAGCCGCAGTTCGACACGCTCGTCGTCTCGCCCGAGACGGAGACCGGCGGCCGCCGCATCAACGAGATCCGCGAGGAGCGGGGCCACGACCCGCTCGAAATCGAAGTCGTCCCGCACGTCCGCGCCGAGGACGGCGACATCATCTCTTCGACCCGGATCGTCGAGGGCGAAATCGACGAACACGGGAACCTCACGCCGAACCGCACCGGCCGTCAGAACATTTCGTAG
- a CDS encoding transcription initiation factor IIB family protein: MYRASDRIEHDEWLSDIEAASDRLDLGTEARSHAVDLFLSTVPDEDRSKQATMAASVYVAALVAGEERSQSAVAEATGVSRLTIQQRWKDLLETAGLEAPGW, from the coding sequence ATGTACCGCGCCAGCGACCGAATCGAGCACGACGAGTGGCTCTCCGACATCGAAGCCGCGTCGGATAGGCTCGACCTCGGGACGGAGGCGCGGTCCCACGCGGTCGACCTGTTTCTCTCGACAGTTCCGGACGAAGACCGGTCGAAACAGGCGACAATGGCTGCCAGCGTGTACGTCGCCGCGCTGGTCGCTGGTGAGGAGCGGTCCCAGTCCGCTGTCGCGGAGGCGACTGGCGTCTCCCGGTTGACGATTCAACAGCGCTGGAAGGACTTGCTGGAGACGGCCGGGCTGGAAGCGCCGGGCTGGTAG
- a CDS encoding DUF7511 domain-containing protein, protein MRSVRVVPNEGLTMSVYDPLRDPSARPAGSTRFEYAVDDADNPTELTVFSDQDDELPTHWISVDIEHAVALDEMR, encoded by the coding sequence ATGAGGAGTGTCCGCGTCGTTCCAAACGAGGGACTGACGATGTCGGTGTATGACCCACTCCGTGACCCGTCTGCTCGCCCCGCGGGATCGACTCGGTTTGAGTATGCGGTCGACGATGCGGACAATCCGACCGAGCTCACCGTCTTCAGCGATCAGGACGATGAGCTCCCCACCCACTGGATTTCGGTCGACATCGAGCACGCCGTCGCGCTCGACGAGATGCGGTGA
- a CDS encoding helix-turn-helix domain-containing protein: protein MAKYSTGSSGDSAGGSCELCGSDGGDLQTANVAGATLQVCDSCARDHGENERTTGSDSSRDEQNRKRKAAQNAAKMQDAQQADASHWEDGADYDDDQLPYLVSKYGERVTEARQGEGLQTGELAEELDLDEADILAVEQGRATQANVGGSTIKALEQYLDIDLVESN from the coding sequence ATGGCCAAATACTCGACCGGCAGTAGTGGCGATAGCGCCGGCGGGAGCTGTGAGCTCTGCGGTAGCGACGGCGGCGACCTCCAGACCGCGAACGTCGCTGGTGCGACCCTCCAGGTGTGTGACAGCTGTGCGCGTGACCACGGGGAAAACGAGCGAACGACGGGCAGTGACAGCTCGCGCGACGAGCAGAACCGGAAACGCAAAGCCGCGCAGAACGCGGCGAAGATGCAAGACGCACAGCAGGCCGATGCCTCCCACTGGGAGGACGGCGCTGATTACGACGACGACCAGCTCCCGTATCTGGTCAGCAAGTACGGCGAGCGCGTGACGGAGGCGCGTCAGGGCGAGGGCCTCCAGACAGGTGAGTTGGCCGAGGAGCTCGATCTTGACGAAGCGGACATCCTCGCTGTCGAGCAGGGGCGCGCGACGCAGGCGAACGTCGGTGGGTCGACGATCAAGGCGCTCGAACAGTACCTCGACATCGACCTCGTCGAGTCCAACTGA
- a CDS encoding acyl-CoA dehydrogenase family protein gives MDLSAAQRAIRDTVREFAVEDIRPKAADADREQSFPEECWDGLADIDITGLTTPAEYGGFDADKPTYALVNEELAYGSLAVATALSVHCLATSCIAQFGSKAVQDDWLPDMADGRPVGAFALSEPQAGSNPREMSTTARRDGDEYVIDGEKQWITNGKRSGVVIVFAKTDPDDPDSITQFLVPKDTDGLTVGEKEDKLGLRASDTTPLQFDGVRVPERYQLTEEGKGLAAALSILTTGRVAIAAQAVGLAQSALDEALDYAQEREQFDQPISEFQTIQHKLADMATNVQAARLLTWDAAKQLERGERARAAASMAKYFASETAVDVANEAIQIHGGYGYTTDYPVERFYRDAKVTTIYEGTSEIQQNIIAQDLLE, from the coding sequence ATGGATCTCTCCGCTGCACAGCGAGCCATCCGTGACACCGTTCGAGAGTTCGCGGTCGAGGACATCCGTCCGAAAGCCGCCGATGCCGACCGCGAGCAGTCCTTTCCCGAAGAGTGCTGGGACGGGCTCGCGGATATCGACATCACTGGGCTGACGACACCGGCCGAATACGGCGGCTTCGACGCCGACAAGCCGACGTACGCGCTGGTCAACGAGGAACTCGCGTACGGGTCGCTCGCGGTCGCGACGGCGCTGTCGGTCCACTGTCTCGCGACCTCGTGTATCGCACAGTTCGGCTCCAAAGCAGTGCAGGACGACTGGCTCCCCGACATGGCCGACGGCCGCCCGGTCGGCGCGTTCGCGCTCTCGGAGCCACAGGCCGGGTCGAATCCGCGGGAGATGTCGACCACCGCCCGGCGCGACGGCGACGAGTACGTCATCGACGGCGAGAAGCAGTGGATTACCAACGGCAAGCGGTCGGGCGTCGTCATCGTCTTCGCGAAGACCGACCCCGACGACCCGGACTCGATAACGCAGTTTCTGGTGCCGAAAGACACCGACGGGCTCACCGTCGGCGAGAAAGAGGACAAACTCGGCCTCCGCGCGAGCGACACGACTCCGCTCCAGTTCGACGGCGTCCGCGTGCCCGAGCGCTACCAACTGACCGAGGAGGGCAAGGGACTGGCCGCGGCGCTGTCGATTCTGACGACCGGTCGGGTCGCCATCGCCGCGCAGGCCGTCGGACTCGCACAGTCCGCGCTCGACGAGGCCCTCGACTACGCGCAGGAGCGCGAGCAGTTCGACCAGCCGATCAGCGAGTTCCAGACGATTCAGCACAAGCTCGCGGACATGGCGACGAACGTGCAGGCGGCGCGGCTGTTGACGTGGGACGCCGCAAAGCAACTGGAACGCGGCGAGCGAGCGAGAGCGGCGGCGAGCATGGCGAAGTACTTCGCGAGCGAGACGGCGGTGGACGTAGCCAACGAGGCGATTCAGATCCACGGCGGCTACGGCTACACGACGGACTACCCCGTCGAGCGCTTCTACCGCGATGCGAAGGTGACGACCATCTATGAGGGGACCAGCGAAATCCAGCAGAACATTATCGCACAGGACTTGCTGGAGTAG
- a CDS encoding HAD family hydrolase has protein sequence MTHDAVIYDLDGTLVRLAVDWATVTSDVATVLRERNVDPENRDLWEMLTLSSETGHRDAVEAAITDHERTGAHESERLTLADGLPHSVPVGVCSLNAEEACRAALDVHGLDGHVGPVVGRDTVESPKPDPEGLLAIAEEIGVDPGAAVFVGDSESDATAARRAGMAFEWASEFDQARYRA, from the coding sequence GTGACACACGACGCCGTCATCTACGACCTCGACGGGACGCTCGTCAGGCTGGCCGTCGACTGGGCTACGGTGACCAGCGACGTCGCGACGGTCCTGCGGGAACGAAACGTCGACCCCGAGAACCGCGACCTCTGGGAGATGCTGACGCTGTCATCCGAGACCGGCCACCGTGACGCCGTCGAGGCGGCGATCACCGACCACGAGCGGACCGGGGCGCACGAGTCGGAGCGACTGACCCTCGCCGACGGCCTCCCACACAGCGTCCCCGTCGGCGTGTGCTCGCTCAACGCCGAGGAGGCGTGTCGGGCCGCGCTGGATGTCCATGGCCTCGACGGTCACGTTGGGCCGGTCGTCGGCCGTGACACCGTCGAGTCACCGAAACCTGACCCGGAGGGTCTGCTGGCGATTGCCGAAGAAATCGGGGTCGACCCTGGCGCGGCCGTGTTCGTCGGCGATTCAGAGAGCGACGCGACGGCCGCCCGGCGGGCCGGGATGGCATTCGAGTGGGCGAGCGAGTTCGATCAAGCCCGGTATCGCGCGTAG
- a CDS encoding DUF5822 domain-containing protein, translated as MPTVEKTDPDGVDFGWVMQVTFVTTILVGSPLVVLASTAVTLQTWTARAMFAVRVGALIWFLTAVCVYLYARYRA; from the coding sequence GTGCCAACAGTCGAGAAGACGGACCCGGACGGCGTGGACTTCGGGTGGGTGATGCAGGTCACGTTCGTGACGACGATATTGGTCGGCTCGCCGCTCGTTGTGCTCGCGTCGACCGCGGTCACGCTCCAGACCTGGACCGCGCGGGCGATGTTCGCGGTCCGCGTCGGCGCACTCATCTGGTTCCTGACGGCCGTCTGCGTCTACCTCTACGCGCGATACCGGGCTTGA
- the panB gene encoding 3-methyl-2-oxobutanoate hydroxymethyltransferase, translating to MPTVRDLQAMAGEEPITMLTAYDAVTASIVDDTGVDVILVGDSMGNAVLGHDDTLPVTLDEMASRVGAVARGADDALVVADMPFLSFGTDESESIQNCGRMLKEEGANAVKLESGPHTVELTERLTELGIPTMAHLGLTPQSVNQTGYTRQATGREEAEEILDLAREHEAAGAFALVLEHIPANLAAQVTEAVDIPTIGIGAGGDCDGQVLVFTDVVGLSESSPPFAEQFGDVRGEVADAVDEYIDAVESGEFPAESHSHTEGELDDLY from the coding sequence ATGCCAACTGTCCGGGATCTGCAGGCGATGGCTGGTGAGGAGCCGATCACGATGCTGACAGCGTACGACGCCGTGACCGCGAGCATCGTTGACGACACCGGCGTGGACGTCATTCTCGTCGGCGACAGCATGGGGAACGCCGTCCTCGGCCACGACGACACGCTCCCGGTCACGCTCGACGAGATGGCCTCACGGGTCGGCGCGGTCGCACGCGGTGCGGACGACGCGCTGGTCGTCGCCGATATGCCGTTTCTCTCCTTCGGCACGGACGAGAGCGAGAGCATCCAGAACTGCGGGCGGATGCTGAAAGAAGAGGGCGCAAACGCGGTCAAGCTCGAATCAGGGCCACATACGGTCGAGCTGACCGAGCGGCTGACGGAGCTGGGCATCCCGACGATGGCCCACCTCGGACTCACGCCACAGAGCGTGAACCAGACCGGCTACACGAGGCAGGCGACCGGCCGCGAGGAGGCAGAGGAGATCCTCGACCTCGCGCGGGAACACGAGGCCGCCGGCGCGTTCGCGCTGGTGCTCGAACACATCCCGGCCAACCTCGCCGCCCAGGTCACCGAGGCCGTCGACATCCCGACTATCGGCATCGGAGCCGGCGGCGACTGTGACGGGCAAGTGCTCGTGTTCACCGATGTGGTCGGCCTCTCCGAGTCCAGCCCGCCTTTCGCCGAGCAGTTCGGCGACGTTCGCGGCGAAGTCGCCGACGCTGTCGACGAGTACATCGACGCCGTCGAATCCGGCGAGTTCCCGGCTGAGTCCCACAGCCACACCGAGGGCGAACTCGACGACCTGTACTGA
- the coxB gene encoding cytochrome c oxidase subunit II produces the protein MRLRRRVIQAGLVVVGLSLLAAPATAQSVNRAAIDDLNEQLLYVALPLTLFVELTLVYVIYRFRNNDDPQPTVDDPALEVTWTAATGAILVFVGISAFVVMANPYITPAAAEASAGGGDAFAEDTEIDVLAYQWGWEFSYAEANVTTEERLVLPADRNVTFRLRTTDVIHAIYIPQLGVKQDVFPSRTITARTHATEPGEYRLYCAEMCGSGHSKMNATVVVKNQSAYDAWMENQTASAD, from the coding sequence ATGCGTCTCCGACGACGCGTGATTCAGGCGGGCCTTGTCGTGGTCGGGCTCTCGCTACTTGCTGCCCCGGCCACAGCGCAGTCGGTCAACAGGGCGGCTATCGACGACCTCAACGAACAGCTCCTGTACGTCGCTCTGCCGTTGACGTTGTTCGTCGAACTCACGCTCGTGTACGTGATCTACCGGTTCCGGAACAACGACGACCCGCAACCGACGGTCGACGACCCGGCGCTAGAGGTGACCTGGACGGCCGCGACGGGCGCAATACTTGTCTTTGTCGGGATCTCGGCGTTCGTGGTGATGGCTAACCCCTACATCACGCCTGCAGCGGCCGAGGCATCCGCCGGCGGAGGCGACGCCTTCGCGGAGGATACGGAGATAGACGTGCTTGCCTACCAGTGGGGATGGGAGTTCTCCTACGCCGAAGCGAACGTCACGACGGAGGAACGGCTGGTCCTTCCAGCGGACAGGAACGTCACGTTCAGGCTGCGGACGACGGACGTGATCCACGCCATCTACATCCCGCAACTAGGCGTCAAACAGGACGTCTTCCCCAGCCGGACGATAACGGCCCGAACGCACGCGACCGAACCCGGCGAGTACCGGCTGTACTGCGCTGAGATGTGCGGGTCCGGCCACAGCAAGATGAACGCCACCGTCGTCGTCAAGAATCAGTCCGCCTACGACGCCTGGATGGAGAATCAGACGGCTTCGGCCGACTAG
- a CDS encoding DUF6789 family protein: protein MLNRAIVEGTALAVLALSVLLLWLRERQKARPESDGGYTTREEIEFEIGRLQSEVSRWLTTTDHRDIGLLYIAFGTAAGLWGGVDAMMLRTELLTPPADIWTPETYNALFTTHGLTMLIFFVLPVFFGIGNYVLPLLIGADDMAFPRVNAIGFWLLPPALIMVRMGLMIQVLGQVLNLVLPANAIRFFLTMREVSIGWTLYAPLSVQQPNPQIDLLLLGLHLSGIATTVGAINFITTIVYERGEGVTWANLDIFSWNMLVTSGIALFAFPLLGSALVMLLLDRNLATTFFATEGGGAILWQHLFWFWGHPEVYILFLPATGLMSLILPKFVGRKLFGYQFIVYSTLGLGVLSFGVWAHHMFTTSADPRVKLSFMAVSIAIAVPSAIKVFNWITTMWEGNIRLTAPFILCAGGIGTFIIGGVTGVFLAVIPIDILYHGTYYVVGHFHLIVVGIIPFLMIAASYYWYPLITGRWYDTRMARFQALLIVFGSFVTFMTLLVIGGLGLPRRQAIYPPEYQFAQQIATVGGYIIGLSALLWLYNMLVSYWRGTPVSTTDPWGLKATSQFTREWQWFEQHMMNKYDMEPTEPETTRRSYAPEAEPTGLAGGVGTVAETVSRNAWMAAAGGFVGTVLMSGGLITAILIGVLDPVSFSEIAELVGLPASPAIGAVLFLVGGTVTWPLLFLAFSDYLPGRLLFETGLVFATLISSGFAIAFYTGQSGLAFVGYLTFVLVSHWAYGIGLTVTFQYLKSDETLRTQTDGGG, encoded by the coding sequence ATGCTAAACAGGGCTATCGTTGAGGGAACTGCCCTGGCCGTGCTGGCGCTGTCGGTGCTTCTTCTGTGGCTCCGGGAGCGGCAGAAAGCACGACCGGAGAGCGACGGCGGCTACACGACCCGAGAGGAGATCGAATTCGAAATCGGTCGACTCCAGTCTGAAGTGTCCCGCTGGCTGACGACGACGGACCACCGGGACATCGGTCTGCTCTACATCGCTTTCGGCACCGCCGCCGGTCTGTGGGGTGGCGTCGACGCGATGATGCTCCGGACGGAACTGCTGACGCCGCCGGCGGACATCTGGACGCCGGAGACGTACAACGCGCTGTTTACAACGCACGGGCTGACGATGCTGATATTCTTCGTCCTGCCCGTGTTCTTCGGCATCGGGAACTACGTCCTGCCGCTCCTCATCGGAGCCGACGACATGGCGTTCCCGCGGGTCAACGCTATCGGGTTCTGGCTCCTGCCGCCGGCACTCATTATGGTCCGGATGGGACTCATGATCCAGGTCCTCGGCCAGGTTCTGAATCTGGTGCTCCCGGCGAACGCTATCCGGTTTTTCCTCACGATGCGCGAAGTGAGCATCGGCTGGACACTGTACGCACCACTGTCCGTGCAACAGCCCAATCCGCAGATAGACCTGCTGTTGCTCGGGTTGCACCTGAGCGGCATCGCCACGACGGTCGGCGCTATCAACTTCATCACCACAATCGTCTACGAACGTGGCGAGGGCGTCACCTGGGCGAACCTCGACATCTTCTCGTGGAACATGCTCGTCACGAGCGGGATTGCACTGTTCGCGTTCCCGCTGCTGGGGAGCGCGCTCGTGATGCTCCTGCTAGACCGGAACCTCGCGACGACGTTCTTTGCGACGGAAGGCGGTGGTGCTATCCTCTGGCAACACCTGTTCTGGTTCTGGGGCCACCCGGAGGTGTACATCCTCTTCCTCCCGGCGACGGGGCTGATGAGCCTTATCTTGCCGAAGTTCGTCGGCCGGAAACTCTTCGGCTACCAGTTCATCGTCTACTCGACGCTGGGGCTGGGCGTCCTCTCCTTCGGCGTCTGGGCGCATCATATGTTCACGACGAGCGCGGACCCGCGGGTCAAGCTGTCGTTCATGGCGGTTTCCATCGCTATCGCCGTTCCGAGCGCGATCAAGGTGTTCAACTGGATCACGACGATGTGGGAAGGGAACATCCGCCTGACTGCGCCGTTTATCCTCTGTGCTGGCGGGATAGGGACGTTCATCATCGGTGGCGTCACCGGCGTGTTCCTCGCAGTTATCCCGATCGACATCCTCTATCACGGCACCTACTACGTCGTCGGCCACTTCCATCTCATCGTCGTCGGCATCATCCCGTTCCTGATGATCGCCGCGAGCTACTACTGGTACCCGCTCATCACTGGTCGGTGGTACGACACGCGGATGGCGAGATTCCAGGCGCTGCTGATCGTCTTCGGCTCGTTCGTGACGTTCATGACATTGCTGGTCATCGGCGGGCTTGGGCTGCCGCGACGACAGGCCATCTACCCACCGGAGTACCAGTTCGCCCAGCAAATCGCGACCGTGGGCGGCTACATCATCGGCCTGAGCGCCCTGCTGTGGCTGTACAACATGCTCGTCTCTTACTGGCGGGGGACGCCCGTGTCGACGACGGACCCGTGGGGCCTGAAGGCGACGAGCCAGTTCACCCGCGAGTGGCAGTGGTTCGAACAGCACATGATGAACAAGTACGATATGGAGCCGACCGAGCCCGAGACGACACGGCGCTCCTACGCCCCTGAAGCCGAGCCGACCGGACTGGCCGGCGGCGTCGGTACCGTCGCCGAGACCGTCTCACGAAACGCCTGGATGGCCGCGGCTGGCGGGTTTGTCGGCACAGTCCTGATGAGCGGCGGGCTCATCACAGCGATACTCATCGGCGTCCTCGACCCGGTTTCCTTCAGTGAAATCGCCGAACTGGTCGGGCTGCCCGCGAGCCCGGCTATCGGGGCCGTGCTCTTCCTCGTCGGTGGGACCGTCACCTGGCCGCTCCTGTTCCTTGCGTTCTCCGACTACCTCCCCGGTCGCTTGCTGTTCGAGACCGGGCTGGTGTTCGCAACGCTGATATCCAGCGGGTTTGCTATCGCGTTCTACACCGGACAGAGCGGGCTCGCGTTTGTCGGGTACCTCACCTTCGTACTCGTCTCTCACTGGGCCTACGGCATCGGGCTAACCGTGACCTTCCAGTACCTCAAGTCGGACGAGACGCTTCGGACCCAGACCGACGGGGGCGGCTGA
- a CDS encoding cytochrome c oxidase subunit 3, whose amino-acid sequence MAGSTETATEHAADNGHEHRSRWPLIAAIGAASLYLGVGLVFVGLDLVPSVVPVVLGGAGAVGLLAGLAGWANEAFIADYVRNRRDSDSDLYATTMILFLVSDVATFSAGFVYYAFIRTGSWPPAHLPPLLGSLVVINTALLLASSVTLHYGHEALERGNRQRFLGLLGVTLALGVVFLAGQVYEYYEFVAVEGFSIGSGAFGSAFYGLTGLHGLHVALGVLLLAIAFARALRGHYAPERDTAIRTTSLYWHFVDLVWVFLVVVLYVGAAL is encoded by the coding sequence ATGGCTGGATCGACGGAAACGGCAACTGAACACGCCGCCGACAATGGCCACGAACACCGGAGTCGGTGGCCCCTAATAGCTGCAATCGGTGCTGCGTCGCTGTACCTGGGCGTCGGATTGGTGTTTGTCGGGCTCGATCTGGTCCCGTCCGTGGTCCCAGTTGTACTCGGCGGCGCTGGTGCGGTTGGCTTGCTGGCCGGACTCGCCGGGTGGGCCAACGAGGCGTTCATCGCCGATTACGTCCGGAACCGCAGGGACAGCGATTCCGACCTGTACGCCACGACGATGATTCTGTTTCTCGTCTCAGACGTGGCGACGTTCTCGGCGGGCTTCGTCTACTACGCCTTCATCCGGACCGGGTCGTGGCCGCCGGCCCACCTCCCGCCGTTGCTTGGCTCGCTGGTGGTCATCAACACGGCGCTGCTGCTGGCAAGCAGCGTAACGCTCCACTACGGCCACGAGGCGCTGGAACGCGGAAACCGACAGCGGTTCCTCGGCCTGCTCGGGGTGACGCTCGCGCTCGGCGTCGTCTTCCTCGCCGGACAGGTGTACGAGTACTACGAGTTCGTCGCCGTCGAGGGATTCAGCATCGGCTCCGGCGCGTTCGGGAGCGCGTTCTACGGCCTGACCGGCCTCCACGGCCTCCACGTCGCCCTCGGCGTGCTCCTGCTCGCTATCGCCTTCGCTCGTGCGCTCCGGGGCCATTACGCGCCCGAACGCGACACCGCCATCCGGACCACGTCGCTGTACTGGCACTTCGTCGACCTCGTGTGGGTGTTCCTCGTCGTCGTGCTGTACGTCGGCGCTGCGCTCTGA
- the bioB gene encoding biotin synthase BioB — MVYETGNQTVDDAVARVLDGERLDRRDGLALIAQPVDDLAAGADYVRTQLGDDTVDACSIVNAKAGNCAEDCGFCAQSVHFDTGIDNYGFLGPEKILEAAKRAERDGAQRFGIVVAEKGVSKENRPEEWEEVLEAIRLVRDETDVEVDASLGILTEEEAAILADEGLNHYNHNIETSPRYFPEVVQTHTFEKRVETLRVAKDAGMDLCAGVILGMGESPTDRVDAAMALQDIGISSLPVNILNPVAGTPMAEQGLPDITTEEVVKTIAVYRLLHPESRVRLTGGREVNLDTDGQVAALEAGADGILTGDYLTTEGQTAADDLEIMEEAGLEPNTEANEFDPEAVKERAADETEAETAAGTAQTKSELKSDD, encoded by the coding sequence GTGGTTTACGAGACGGGCAACCAAACGGTAGACGACGCTGTCGCACGCGTGCTGGACGGCGAACGCCTCGACCGACGGGACGGACTGGCTCTCATCGCACAGCCGGTCGACGACCTGGCAGCCGGGGCCGACTACGTGCGCACGCAACTGGGTGACGACACCGTCGACGCGTGTTCGATCGTAAACGCCAAAGCCGGGAACTGCGCGGAGGACTGTGGCTTCTGCGCCCAGTCGGTCCACTTCGACACCGGCATCGACAACTACGGCTTTCTCGGCCCCGAGAAGATACTGGAGGCCGCAAAGCGCGCCGAACGCGACGGCGCACAGCGGTTCGGTATCGTCGTCGCCGAGAAGGGCGTCTCGAAGGAGAACCGCCCCGAGGAGTGGGAGGAAGTCCTCGAAGCCATCCGCCTCGTCCGCGACGAGACGGACGTGGAGGTCGACGCGAGCCTCGGCATTCTGACCGAGGAGGAGGCCGCGATTCTGGCTGATGAAGGACTCAACCACTACAATCACAATATCGAGACCTCCCCCCGGTATTTCCCGGAGGTCGTCCAGACCCACACCTTCGAGAAGCGGGTCGAGACACTCCGGGTCGCCAAGGACGCCGGTATGGACCTCTGTGCCGGTGTCATCCTGGGGATGGGCGAGTCCCCGACCGATAGAGTCGACGCGGCGATGGCCCTGCAGGACATCGGCATCTCCTCGCTCCCGGTCAACATCCTGAATCCGGTCGCTGGGACCCCCATGGCCGAACAGGGGCTGCCCGACATCACGACCGAGGAAGTCGTCAAGACCATCGCAGTGTACCGCCTGCTCCATCCCGAGTCCCGCGTGCGCCTGACCGGCGGGCGCGAGGTCAATCTCGACACGGACGGGCAGGTGGCCGCGCTGGAGGCCGGTGCTGACGGCATCCTCACTGGTGATTATCTCACTACCGAGGGACAGACGGCGGCCGACGACCTCGAAATCATGGAAGAGGCCGGACTGGAACCCAACACGGAGGCCAACGAGTTCGACCCCGAGGCGGTCAAAGAACGCGCGGCCGACGAGACAGAAGCCGAGACGGCAGCAGGGACAGCACAGACCAAATCAGAGCTCAAATCCGACGACTGA
- a CDS encoding saccharopine dehydrogenase family protein, with amino-acid sequence MDDIHFAVLGTGGIGRRTLEVSQHKDGLTAVAACDRNGVALDHDGLDVDELLAATEGNIASGPAEHASDSTPAAPTDDYASDGGAAAVEGGGVKQHGDQSGIVASEQGEPTETPIDDIIAESDAIDAVLLALPNLEHDFIPRVAERFAEADYEGVMIDVLKRSRVIGMLDDREDLLKASGITFVCGAGATPGFLTGAAALAAQSFVEVEEVEIWWGVGLKSGYEDNRGTVREDIAHLDGYDIETAREMSEAEIEALIDEHDGVLEFHDMEHADDVLLERAGICDAEDVHVGGVLDVRSDEKPTTTTVSVTGTTFDGETGTNTFELDDVTSMEANVNGPALGYLKAGVRNNRAGHYGVFGPADLMPGF; translated from the coding sequence ATGGACGACATACACTTTGCAGTGCTTGGAACCGGTGGTATCGGACGGCGGACGCTCGAAGTCTCACAGCACAAGGACGGCCTCACCGCCGTCGCGGCCTGTGACCGCAACGGCGTGGCTCTCGACCACGATGGCCTCGACGTAGACGAACTGCTGGCGGCGACGGAAGGCAATATCGCGAGTGGGCCGGCGGAACACGCATCCGACTCGACCCCCGCGGCACCCACGGACGACTACGCCTCGGACGGCGGGGCGGCCGCAGTCGAGGGTGGCGGCGTCAAACAACATGGCGATCAGTCCGGTATCGTCGCCAGCGAACAGGGCGAACCCACGGAGACACCTATCGACGACATCATCGCCGAGAGCGACGCTATCGACGCCGTGCTGTTGGCGCTCCCGAACCTCGAACACGACTTCATCCCGCGCGTGGCTGAGCGCTTCGCCGAGGCCGACTACGAGGGCGTCATGATTGACGTGCTCAAACGCTCCCGCGTCATCGGCATGCTCGACGACCGCGAGGACCTGCTGAAAGCGTCCGGCATCACGTTCGTCTGCGGGGCCGGCGCGACCCCCGGCTTCCTCACCGGCGCGGCGGCACTCGCCGCCCAGTCCTTCGTCGAAGTCGAGGAGGTCGAGATCTGGTGGGGCGTCGGCCTCAAGTCCGGCTACGAGGACAACCGGGGGACGGTCCGGGAAGACATCGCCCATCTCGACGGCTACGACATCGAGACGGCCAGGGAGATGAGCGAAGCCGAAATCGAGGCACTCATCGACGAGCACGACGGCGTGCTGGAGTTCCACGACATGGAACACGCCGACGACGTGCTGCTGGAGCGGGCCGGCATCTGTGACGCCGAGGACGTCCACGTCGGCGGCGTCCTCGACGTTCGCTCCGACGAGAAACCGACCACCACGACGGTCAGCGTGACTGGCACGACATTCGACGGGGAGACGGGGACGAACACCTTCGAACTGGACGACGTGACCAGCATGGAGGCCAACGTCAACGGCCCGGCGCTTGGCTACCTGAAAGCCGGCGTCCGGAACAACCGCGCCGGGCACTACGGCGTGTTCGGCCCCGCCGATCTGATGCCCGGCTTCTGA